The Aliiroseovarius pelagivivens genome contains a region encoding:
- a CDS encoding transglycosylase SLT domain-containing protein codes for MKRMIMGLVATVMLSDAALAEDFFGSRAARQPVMTMQWDEKPQAKAWTEATIAALENHGTALSQSVPTDIAEWCPDYENQDTAGRNAFWAGLLSSLSFYESTWRQTAVGGGGKWYGLVQILPATARGYGCEARSGEALKNGELNLSCAVRIMSVTVPRDNVVSRGMKGVAADWGPFHSKRKRESMREWVREQNYCTTG; via the coding sequence ATGAAACGGATGATTATGGGCCTTGTGGCGACAGTGATGCTGTCGGACGCTGCTCTGGCCGAAGACTTTTTTGGTTCGCGCGCTGCGCGTCAACCTGTAATGACCATGCAGTGGGATGAGAAGCCACAGGCAAAAGCCTGGACCGAAGCTACCATCGCCGCTCTGGAAAACCATGGCACCGCTTTGTCGCAAAGCGTGCCGACAGACATTGCCGAATGGTGTCCGGATTACGAAAATCAGGACACAGCCGGACGCAACGCGTTCTGGGCTGGGCTTTTGTCGTCGCTGTCCTTCTATGAAAGCACCTGGCGCCAGACCGCCGTTGGTGGCGGTGGTAAATGGTACGGGCTGGTGCAAATCCTGCCCGCGACCGCACGTGGCTATGGCTGCGAAGCACGTTCAGGCGAAGCGCTGAAAAATGGCGAGCTTAACCTGTCCTGCGCTGTGCGCATCATGTCGGTGACTGTTCCGCGCGACAACGTTGTTTCGCGTGGGATGAAAGGCGTCGCTGCCGACTGGGGCCCCTTCCATTCGAAACGCAAACGCGAAAGCATGCGTGAATGGGTGCGCGAACAGAACTATTGCACCACCGGCTAA